In the genome of Fulvivirga maritima, one region contains:
- a CDS encoding T9SS type A sorting domain-containing protein: MKNLITKTILQMLFTLICTLSYGQISLVKDQFPGGFYPGIYEEDYKFAKTDEAVFISGGSYILRTDGTESGTDIMENTSTYEFFSLGDYLYYRDDIDSYDVYRSDGSPYSSSIFHSYDSDSVFTMWGLAASEDIAVAGIIDDGENYVSVIYPDGHVKDFDNFMYLSIPYVIGDEVYYKGYTDSTLYGIYRVKDEELKLLGYTPEKLSFYEPFVVAEIGDETYSLIVSDKGFYYSEGQYTELWKMNEDDIELVFTFPDNLIIGDYVSVGDFTFFTFYDRSDYYGPILSEVWISDGTAEGTKKFMDGLPDLIGGENKLFGSDDDGFWSYDVLTKEWDYFDPVGLAQFDLNHQYGDQIYYWKDNGQKVELWTTDGTTEGTKMIFKNNSNLLVYGPSEVHDGMVLFVAEHYPYAPDEYDPDLDYGAEIYRYLMGVSRVMSFAQGTKNNGGKVPAERSDANNVLANPQENNEYNFVALGFGGSITLELASKVWDDGSANADMILVETSYGRADQYCYSDGGSNYPEQAFVEVSEDGISWYSLPNLYCRTSFIDIKPAVDQGMEYAQYIRITDASNSSLFPPSADGYDVDGIIINREVVNIATQEFTNSRLAGNPMAAGFNPDFFNTIPNEEFGPKSIGNGELSVYPNPSPGGLLSLNMQFDEAYKGTIRVMDITGKEKYRRIASFQEGANQLELDMSDLPKGTYILELEAGSKHQTSKIIIQ, from the coding sequence ATGAAAAATTTAATTACAAAAACCATTTTACAGATGCTTTTTACACTGATCTGTACCCTGTCTTATGGGCAAATATCTTTAGTTAAAGACCAGTTTCCTGGGGGTTTTTATCCAGGTATATATGAGGAGGATTATAAGTTTGCGAAGACAGATGAAGCTGTTTTTATAAGTGGAGGAAGTTACATTCTTAGAACTGATGGAACAGAATCAGGAACTGATATTATGGAGAACACCTCTACATATGAGTTTTTTAGCTTAGGAGATTATCTCTATTATAGAGATGATATTGATTCATATGATGTCTACAGGAGTGATGGTAGTCCGTATTCATCTTCTATATTTCATTCATATGATTCAGACAGCGTTTTTACTATGTGGGGTTTAGCGGCGTCAGAAGATATAGCTGTTGCAGGTATTATTGATGATGGGGAAAATTATGTAAGTGTTATCTATCCTGACGGGCACGTTAAGGATTTTGATAATTTCATGTATCTAAGCATACCTTATGTGATTGGAGATGAAGTTTATTATAAAGGCTATACAGATTCAACTTTGTATGGCATATACAGGGTTAAAGATGAAGAATTAAAGCTTCTTGGTTATACTCCTGAAAAACTCAGTTTTTATGAACCCTTTGTAGTGGCTGAAATTGGCGATGAAACTTATAGTTTAATAGTAAGTGATAAAGGGTTTTACTACTCAGAAGGGCAATATACAGAGCTATGGAAGATGAACGAAGATGATATTGAGCTGGTTTTTACCTTTCCTGATAACTTGATAATAGGTGATTATGTAAGCGTAGGAGATTTTACCTTTTTCACTTTCTACGATAGATCTGATTATTATGGTCCTATTTTATCTGAAGTGTGGATTTCTGACGGTACGGCTGAAGGAACTAAAAAATTCATGGATGGGCTCCCTGATTTAATAGGAGGAGAAAATAAGCTCTTTGGAAGTGATGATGATGGCTTTTGGAGTTATGATGTACTTACAAAAGAATGGGATTATTTTGATCCTGTAGGGCTGGCGCAATTTGATTTGAATCATCAGTATGGAGATCAGATTTATTATTGGAAAGATAATGGTCAAAAGGTTGAACTATGGACTACTGATGGTACTACAGAGGGTACCAAAATGATTTTTAAAAATAATTCAAATCTTCTAGTTTATGGACCATCAGAAGTTCATGATGGGATGGTGCTTTTTGTGGCAGAACATTATCCCTATGCGCCTGATGAATATGATCCTGATTTGGATTATGGTGCTGAAATATACAGGTACCTCATGGGAGTTAGCCGAGTAATGTCTTTTGCTCAGGGAACAAAAAATAATGGAGGCAAGGTGCCAGCAGAGCGTAGTGATGCTAATAATGTGCTGGCTAATCCTCAGGAGAATAATGAATATAACTTTGTGGCTCTGGGGTTTGGAGGAAGCATTACCTTGGAGCTGGCCAGCAAAGTGTGGGATGACGGTTCGGCAAATGCTGATATGATTTTGGTAGAAACCAGTTATGGTAGAGCAGATCAGTATTGTTACTCTGATGGCGGAAGTAATTACCCTGAGCAGGCTTTTGTAGAGGTTTCAGAAGATGGAATTAGCTGGTATAGTTTACCTAATCTTTATTGCCGAACATCATTTATAGATATCAAACCTGCGGTAGATCAGGGTATGGAATATGCCCAATACATTAGAATTACTGATGCTTCTAATAGCTCACTATTTCCTCCTTCAGCTGATGGTTATGATGTTGATGGCATTATTATTAACAGAGAAGTAGTGAATATAGCTACTCAGGAATTTACAAATTCCAGGTTGGCTGGTAATCCAATGGCCGCAGGCTTTAATCCTGATTTTTTCAATACCATTCCTAATGAAGAATTTGGGCCTAAAAGCATAGGTAATGGAGAGTTGTCAGTTTATCCTAATCCTTCGCCAGGAGGCTTGCTAAGTCTTAACATGCAATTTGATGAGGCCTATAAAGGCACTATTCGAGTAATGGATATTACAGGCAAAGAGAAATACCGGAGAATTGCGTCCTTTCAAGAGGGAGCAAATCAATTAGAATTAGATATGAGTGACCTGCCTAAAGGTACCTACATACTAGAGTTAGAAGCTGGGAGCAAGCATCAAACCAGCAAAATTATCATTCAATAG
- a CDS encoding T9SS type A sorting domain-containing protein translates to MKTNVWYYAVSVLLTCVFGGPPLYGQSFEMLSNQSFNSIIEVTKSGDKIVVMADQPESADWKFIVTDGTVSGTSQLATFPKDDRLTEKDITLVADEQYIYFQKIFYDDVYYIHLQSPAPFQRVQVDGDREGVHYLRKADEEVFGISEYGYFNINETIATYQFMPSFKFGFSRPFAHKSGVYVFWDNYEEFYGTSIVRITSEGSEILSYLGRLQYVYDISESFGSIGEKIYPFVNQEDSVGFHTELFVINDTSVDSLYAFPSQLIIQDVIYSDKYMYLLLAEQFYDCDLNCSHYDLWRTDGTTAGTEYLEDLGVSNNYSYSLIEDIICDYESDYLGCQSNLKSNIFDNEDGRYYFLEEDGVLNLYSPQGLYSSYLNPSLGHLTILEVLGDDLIVYGGNKLYKYNMKPNCGAVAVVSFTQGQRNNNSKVVAERSNPEYALANPQENDEINFVALGFGGSITLDLGSAVYDEGTAEPDLILLETSFGRADQFCYSEGESNNPEQAFVELSEDGVSWYSLPNVYCRTSFIDIKPAVDQGMAYASFIRITDASNPSAFPKGADGFDVDGVITCREEVEAAKGVLTNARTITSSLFNSQFINKAPDEVEEGFTLYPNPVTNGELTLQFKVSQTQEAHIRVIDITGKEKLKKTVSLSAGANAVKLEVSTLSKGTYIVELSAGDRVENTKIIIQ, encoded by the coding sequence ATGAAAACTAATGTCTGGTATTATGCCGTGAGTGTTTTGCTCACGTGTGTTTTCGGAGGCCCTCCTTTATATGGGCAAAGCTTTGAAATGCTTTCTAATCAGTCTTTCAATAGTATTATAGAAGTAACTAAGTCAGGGGATAAAATTGTAGTGATGGCAGATCAGCCTGAAAGTGCAGATTGGAAATTTATAGTTACTGATGGTACAGTGTCGGGAACAAGTCAATTGGCCACTTTTCCTAAAGATGATAGGCTAACCGAGAAGGATATTACACTGGTGGCTGATGAGCAATATATTTACTTTCAGAAAATATTTTATGATGATGTGTATTACATTCATCTGCAAAGTCCTGCCCCATTTCAGAGGGTACAGGTAGATGGAGATAGAGAAGGTGTTCATTACTTAAGAAAAGCTGATGAGGAAGTTTTTGGTATAAGTGAGTATGGTTATTTTAATATTAATGAAACTATTGCTACATATCAATTTATGCCAAGCTTTAAGTTTGGTTTTTCACGACCTTTTGCTCATAAATCAGGAGTTTATGTTTTTTGGGATAATTACGAAGAGTTTTATGGAACCAGCATTGTACGTATTACAAGTGAAGGGAGTGAAATTTTATCATATTTAGGCAGACTTCAATATGTGTATGATATTTCTGAATCATTTGGATCCATTGGAGAGAAGATTTATCCATTTGTAAATCAGGAAGATAGTGTGGGGTTTCACACTGAATTATTTGTTATTAATGATACAAGTGTAGATAGTTTGTATGCTTTCCCATCCCAATTGATAATTCAAGATGTTATATACTCTGATAAATACATGTATTTATTGCTCGCAGAGCAGTTTTATGATTGTGATTTAAACTGTTCTCATTATGATCTATGGAGAACTGATGGCACTACGGCTGGCACTGAGTATCTGGAAGATCTTGGTGTATCCAATAATTACTCTTATTCCTTAATAGAAGATATTATATGTGATTATGAATCAGATTACCTTGGTTGTCAGTCTAACCTAAAGTCCAATATTTTTGACAATGAAGATGGGAGATATTATTTCCTTGAGGAAGATGGAGTCTTAAATCTGTATTCTCCACAAGGCTTATATAGTTCATATTTAAATCCTTCATTAGGCCATTTAACAATATTAGAAGTGTTGGGAGATGATTTGATAGTTTATGGAGGAAATAAGCTCTATAAATACAATATGAAACCCAACTGTGGAGCGGTGGCGGTAGTTTCATTTACTCAGGGCCAAAGAAATAATAATTCTAAAGTAGTAGCAGAAAGAAGTAATCCTGAGTATGCGTTGGCCAACCCACAGGAAAATGATGAAATCAACTTTGTGGCATTAGGTTTTGGAGGAAGTATAACCCTGGACCTAGGAAGTGCTGTGTACGATGAGGGTACGGCAGAGCCAGATCTGATTTTATTAGAAACCAGCTTCGGCAGAGCCGATCAGTTTTGTTATTCAGAAGGTGAAAGTAATAATCCCGAGCAAGCATTTGTAGAGCTTTCAGAAGATGGAGTCAGTTGGTATAGTTTGCCTAATGTATACTGCAGAACCTCCTTTATAGACATTAAACCGGCAGTAGACCAGGGAATGGCTTATGCCAGCTTTATCCGTATAACCGATGCGTCTAATCCTTCTGCGTTTCCAAAAGGAGCCGATGGCTTTGATGTAGATGGCGTAATTACTTGTAGGGAAGAGGTAGAAGCTGCAAAAGGAGTGTTAACCAATGCTCGAACAATTACCTCGTCATTATTTAATTCTCAGTTTATAAACAAAGCTCCTGATGAAGTGGAAGAAGGTTTCACTTTGTACCCTAACCCTGTAACTAATGGAGAGCTCACCCTACAATTTAAAGTAAGTCAGACACAAGAGGCTCATATAAGAGTGATTGATATTACAGGTAAAGAAAAGCTTAAAAAAACGGTTTCATTATCCGCCGGTGCTAATGCAGTAAAGCTAGAAGTGAGTACGCTGTCTAAAGGCACTTATATAGTAGAATTATCTGCAGGAGATCGTGTGGAGAATACGAAGATTATTATTCAGTAA